CCTATTGATCACCTTGCTGGCCACCCACGGCGTGCAACGGATCTCGCGGATCGCCTCATTTGGTGGTTTTTTGATCGCCTTATTGAACGTCGCTTTTATTTTGATCAGCTTGCTCGTACTGTTTAAAAACGGCCTCCACCTTGCGCAACCGGTTCAAGGGCTGCATAGTTTTGTGTCTTCGCCGAATGCTGATTACCACAGTTTGATCGGAATGCTATCCTTTGTTGTTTTCGCAGTCTTTGCTTACGGCGGGATGGAAACGATGGGCGGGGTCACTGATAGCATGGAAAAACCAGAAAAGACTTTCCCGAAAGGCTTGATCATCGCGACCGTTTTGATCGCGATCAGTTATGCGTTGTCGATCTTTATTTGGGGCATCTCCGCTAATTGGCAACAAGTTTTGAACAATAAAACGACTAACCTCGGTAATATTACTTATGTTTTAATGGATAATCTCGGTTATTACTTTGGCCAAAGCTTCGGTTTTTCTTCGGCTACCGCACATTTGATTGGCGTTTGGTTCGCCCGGGTCACTGGTTTTGCTATGTTCTTCAGTTATCTCGGCGCCTTTTTCGTATTGATCTATTCGCCGCTGAAATCCTTCGTCCTCGGGACGCCAAAAGAACTCTGGCCCAAAGGTTTCGCCAGCACCAACCAAGCCGGCATGCCGGTCAAAGCCATGTGGACCCAAGCTATTTTCGTTTCGATTCTTATTTTCATCGTTGCTTTTGGCGGCCAGGATGCGCAGGTTTTCTATAACGTTTTGACGCAAATGGCCAACATTTCCACGACTTTACCGTATTTGTTCCTGGTCACCGCATTTCCTTACTTCAAGCGGCGCCAAGACCTGCAACGGCCATTTGAAATCTACACCAACCAAACGTGGACTTGGGTCATTACGATCTTAGTCGACCTGGTGCTGGTGTTCGGTATTTTATTCACGATCGTTC
This is a stretch of genomic DNA from Loigolactobacillus coryniformis subsp. coryniformis KCTC 3167 = DSM 20001. It encodes these proteins:
- the yjeM gene encoding glutamate/gamma-aminobutyrate family transporter YjeM, whose product is MEKQKKITVIGLILMIFGSIFGFANTTVAYYLMGYGGIIWYLFAAILFFLPSSLMFAEYGSSFKEVHGGIYSWLAESIGERPAFIGTFIWLASWIVWMVSTASKVWIPFSTFVFGHDQTQTWSFFGLTPTATIGLLGILFFLLITLLATHGVQRISRIASFGGFLIALLNVAFILISLLVLFKNGLHLAQPVQGLHSFVSSPNADYHSLIGMLSFVVFAVFAYGGMETMGGVTDSMEKPEKTFPKGLIIATVLIAISYALSIFIWGISANWQQVLNNKTTNLGNITYVLMDNLGYYFGQSFGFSSATAHLIGVWFARVTGFAMFFSYLGAFFVLIYSPLKSFVLGTPKELWPKGFASTNQAGMPVKAMWTQAIFVSILIFIVAFGGQDAQVFYNVLTQMANISTTLPYLFLVTAFPYFKRRQDLQRPFEIYTNQTWTWVITILVDLVLVFGILFTIVQPLLEGQYLDAFEMVIGPIVFGLIAWLMYNHYDHKIHLRPAAK